One window of the Felis catus isolate Fca126 chromosome E3, F.catus_Fca126_mat1.0, whole genome shotgun sequence genome contains the following:
- the INO80E gene encoding INO80 complex subunit E isoform X9: MNGPADGEVDYKKKYRNLKRKLKFLIYEHECFQEELRKAQRKLLKVSRDKSFLLDRLLQYENVDEDSSDSDATASSDNSETEGTPKLSDTPAPKSPLPCPFSRKRSPPLGGVPSPSSLSLPPSTGFPLQASGAPSPYLSSMAVGPPDCPVGGPLTFPGRGSGAGVGAALAPLPPPKMPPPTILSAVPRQMFSDAGSGDDALDGDDDLVIDIPE; encoded by the exons ATGAACGGGCCGGCGGACGGCGAAGTGGACTACAAGAAGAAGTACCGGAACCTGAAGCGGAAGCTCAAGTTCCTCATCTAC GAACACGAGTGCTTCCAGGAGGAACTGAGGAAGGCGCAGAGGAAGTTGCTGAAGGTGTCCCGGGATAAGAG TTTCCTCCTAGACCGACTTCTGCAGTACGAGAACGTGGATGAAGATTCTTCTG ACTCAGATGCCACTGCATCTTCAGATAACAGCGAGACAGAGGGAACACCCAAGTTGTCGGACACGCCAGCCCCCAAGAG ccccctcccctgtcctttcTCCAGGAAGAGAAGCCCTCCACTGGGgggtgtcccctccccctccagcctctccctgcctccttcaacAGGGTTTCCCCTTCAGGCCTCGGGGGCCCCCTCCCCATACCTGAGCTCG ATGGCCGTGGGACCCCCTGACTGCCCTGTGGGAGGGCCGCTGACTTTCCCAGGCCGGGgttctggggctggggtgggggcagccctgGCCCCACTGCCGCCCCCCAAGATGCCTCCCCCCACGATCCTCAGCGCCGTCCCTCGGCAGATGTTCAGCGACGCGGGCAGCGGGGACGATGCCCTGGACGGGGATGATGACCTGGTGATCGACATCCCGGagtga
- the INO80E gene encoding INO80 complex subunit E isoform X11 has product MNGPADGEVDYKKKYRNLKRKLKFLIYEHECFQEELRKAQRKLLKVSRDKSFLLDRLLQYENVDEDSSDSDATASSDNSETEGTPKLSDTPAPKSPLPCPFSRKRSPPLGGVPSPSSLSLPPSTGFPLQASGAPSPYLSSLASPPYPPFPSDYLALQLPEPSPLRPKREKRPRLPRKLKRAHSGCSVEEELALGEAEGRESS; this is encoded by the exons ATGAACGGGCCGGCGGACGGCGAAGTGGACTACAAGAAGAAGTACCGGAACCTGAAGCGGAAGCTCAAGTTCCTCATCTAC GAACACGAGTGCTTCCAGGAGGAACTGAGGAAGGCGCAGAGGAAGTTGCTGAAGGTGTCCCGGGATAAGAG TTTCCTCCTAGACCGACTTCTGCAGTACGAGAACGTGGATGAAGATTCTTCTG ACTCAGATGCCACTGCATCTTCAGATAACAGCGAGACAGAGGGAACACCCAAGTTGTCGGACACGCCAGCCCCCAAGAG ccccctcccctgtcctttcTCCAGGAAGAGAAGCCCTCCACTGGGgggtgtcccctccccctccagcctctccctgcctccttcaacAGGGTTTCCCCTTCAGGCCTCGGGGGCCCCCTCCCCATACCTGAGCTCG CTGGCttcccccccctaccccccattCCCTTCCGACTACCTGGCCCTGCAGCTGCCCGAGCCCAGCCCCCTGAGGCCCAAGCGGGAGAAACGGCCCCGCCTGCCCCGGAAACTCAAG AGAGCTCactctggctgcagtgtggagGAAGAGCTGGCTCTGGGAGAGGCTGAAGGCAGGGAGTCCAGTTAG
- the INO80E gene encoding INO80 complex subunit E isoform X7, with amino-acid sequence MNGPADGEVDYKKKYRNLKRKLKFLIYEHECFQEELRKAQRKLLKVSRDKSFLLDRLLQYENVDEDSSDSDATASSDNSETEGTPKLSDTPAPKSPLPCPFSRKRSPPLGGVPSPSSLSLPPSTGFPLQASGAPSPYLSSLASPPYPPFPSDYLALQLPEPSPLRPKREKRPRLPRKLKAEQEWKEDERHGENIVWADAGVRREKDIGRKDRRAHSGCSVEEELALGEAEGRESS; translated from the exons ATGAACGGGCCGGCGGACGGCGAAGTGGACTACAAGAAGAAGTACCGGAACCTGAAGCGGAAGCTCAAGTTCCTCATCTAC GAACACGAGTGCTTCCAGGAGGAACTGAGGAAGGCGCAGAGGAAGTTGCTGAAGGTGTCCCGGGATAAGAG TTTCCTCCTAGACCGACTTCTGCAGTACGAGAACGTGGATGAAGATTCTTCTG ACTCAGATGCCACTGCATCTTCAGATAACAGCGAGACAGAGGGAACACCCAAGTTGTCGGACACGCCAGCCCCCAAGAG ccccctcccctgtcctttcTCCAGGAAGAGAAGCCCTCCACTGGGgggtgtcccctccccctccagcctctccctgcctccttcaacAGGGTTTCCCCTTCAGGCCTCGGGGGCCCCCTCCCCATACCTGAGCTCG CTGGCttcccccccctaccccccattCCCTTCCGACTACCTGGCCCTGCAGCTGCCCGAGCCCAGCCCCCTGAGGCCCAAGCGGGAGAAACGGCCCCGCCTGCCCCGGAAACTCAAG GCTGAGCAGGAGTGGAAGGAAGACGAGAGACATGGTGAGAATATTGTTTGGGCTGACGCAGgagtgagaagagagaaggacaTCGGAAGGAAAGACAGG AGAGCTCactctggctgcagtgtggagGAAGAGCTGGCTCTGGGAGAGGCTGAAGGCAGGGAGTCCAGTTAG
- the INO80E gene encoding INO80 complex subunit E isoform X2 encodes MNGPADGEVDYKKKYRNLKRKLKFLIYEHECFQEELRKAQRKLLKVSRDKSFLLDRLLQYENVDEDSSDSDATASSDNSETEGTPKLSDTPAPKRKRSPPLGGVPSPSSLSLPPSTGFPLQASGAPSPYLSSLASPPYPPFPSDYLALQLPEPSPLRPKREKRPRLPRKLKAEQEWKEDERHGENIVWADAGVRREKDIGRKDRMAVGPPDCPVGGPLTFPGRGSGAGVGAALAPLPPPKMPPPTILSAVPRQMFSDAGSGDDALDGDDDLVIDIPE; translated from the exons ATGAACGGGCCGGCGGACGGCGAAGTGGACTACAAGAAGAAGTACCGGAACCTGAAGCGGAAGCTCAAGTTCCTCATCTAC GAACACGAGTGCTTCCAGGAGGAACTGAGGAAGGCGCAGAGGAAGTTGCTGAAGGTGTCCCGGGATAAGAG TTTCCTCCTAGACCGACTTCTGCAGTACGAGAACGTGGATGAAGATTCTTCTG ACTCAGATGCCACTGCATCTTCAGATAACAGCGAGACAGAGGGAACACCCAAGTTGTCGGACACGCCAGCCCCCAAGAG GAAGAGAAGCCCTCCACTGGGgggtgtcccctccccctccagcctctccctgcctccttcaacAGGGTTTCCCCTTCAGGCCTCGGGGGCCCCCTCCCCATACCTGAGCTCG CTGGCttcccccccctaccccccattCCCTTCCGACTACCTGGCCCTGCAGCTGCCCGAGCCCAGCCCCCTGAGGCCCAAGCGGGAGAAACGGCCCCGCCTGCCCCGGAAACTCAAG GCTGAGCAGGAGTGGAAGGAAGACGAGAGACATGGTGAGAATATTGTTTGGGCTGACGCAGgagtgagaagagagaaggacaTCGGAAGGAAAGACAGG ATGGCCGTGGGACCCCCTGACTGCCCTGTGGGAGGGCCGCTGACTTTCCCAGGCCGGGgttctggggctggggtgggggcagccctgGCCCCACTGCCGCCCCCCAAGATGCCTCCCCCCACGATCCTCAGCGCCGTCCCTCGGCAGATGTTCAGCGACGCGGGCAGCGGGGACGATGCCCTGGACGGGGATGATGACCTGGTGATCGACATCCCGGagtga
- the INO80E gene encoding INO80 complex subunit E isoform X10 encodes MNGPADGEVDYKKKYRNLKRKLKFLIYEHECFQEELRKAQRKLLKVSRDKSFLLDRLLQYENVDEDSSDSDATASSDNSETEGTPKLSDTPAPKRKRSPPLGGVPSPSSLSLPPSTGFPLQASGAPSPYLSSMAVGPPDCPVGGPLTFPGRGSGAGVGAALAPLPPPKMPPPTILSAVPRQMFSDAGSGDDALDGDDDLVIDIPE; translated from the exons ATGAACGGGCCGGCGGACGGCGAAGTGGACTACAAGAAGAAGTACCGGAACCTGAAGCGGAAGCTCAAGTTCCTCATCTAC GAACACGAGTGCTTCCAGGAGGAACTGAGGAAGGCGCAGAGGAAGTTGCTGAAGGTGTCCCGGGATAAGAG TTTCCTCCTAGACCGACTTCTGCAGTACGAGAACGTGGATGAAGATTCTTCTG ACTCAGATGCCACTGCATCTTCAGATAACAGCGAGACAGAGGGAACACCCAAGTTGTCGGACACGCCAGCCCCCAAGAG GAAGAGAAGCCCTCCACTGGGgggtgtcccctccccctccagcctctccctgcctccttcaacAGGGTTTCCCCTTCAGGCCTCGGGGGCCCCCTCCCCATACCTGAGCTCG ATGGCCGTGGGACCCCCTGACTGCCCTGTGGGAGGGCCGCTGACTTTCCCAGGCCGGGgttctggggctggggtgggggcagccctgGCCCCACTGCCGCCCCCCAAGATGCCTCCCCCCACGATCCTCAGCGCCGTCCCTCGGCAGATGTTCAGCGACGCGGGCAGCGGGGACGATGCCCTGGACGGGGATGATGACCTGGTGATCGACATCCCGGagtga
- the INO80E gene encoding INO80 complex subunit E isoform X1: MNGPADGEVDYKKKYRNLKRKLKFLIYEHECFQEELRKAQRKLLKVSRDKSFLLDRLLQYENVDEDSSDSDATASSDNSETEGTPKLSDTPAPKSPLPCPFSRKRSPPLGGVPSPSSLSLPPSTGFPLQASGAPSPYLSSLASPPYPPFPSDYLALQLPEPSPLRPKREKRPRLPRKLKAEQEWKEDERHGENIVWADAGVRREKDIGRKDRMAVGPPDCPVGGPLTFPGRGSGAGVGAALAPLPPPKMPPPTILSAVPRQMFSDAGSGDDALDGDDDLVIDIPE; this comes from the exons ATGAACGGGCCGGCGGACGGCGAAGTGGACTACAAGAAGAAGTACCGGAACCTGAAGCGGAAGCTCAAGTTCCTCATCTAC GAACACGAGTGCTTCCAGGAGGAACTGAGGAAGGCGCAGAGGAAGTTGCTGAAGGTGTCCCGGGATAAGAG TTTCCTCCTAGACCGACTTCTGCAGTACGAGAACGTGGATGAAGATTCTTCTG ACTCAGATGCCACTGCATCTTCAGATAACAGCGAGACAGAGGGAACACCCAAGTTGTCGGACACGCCAGCCCCCAAGAG ccccctcccctgtcctttcTCCAGGAAGAGAAGCCCTCCACTGGGgggtgtcccctccccctccagcctctccctgcctccttcaacAGGGTTTCCCCTTCAGGCCTCGGGGGCCCCCTCCCCATACCTGAGCTCG CTGGCttcccccccctaccccccattCCCTTCCGACTACCTGGCCCTGCAGCTGCCCGAGCCCAGCCCCCTGAGGCCCAAGCGGGAGAAACGGCCCCGCCTGCCCCGGAAACTCAAG GCTGAGCAGGAGTGGAAGGAAGACGAGAGACATGGTGAGAATATTGTTTGGGCTGACGCAGgagtgagaagagagaaggacaTCGGAAGGAAAGACAGG ATGGCCGTGGGACCCCCTGACTGCCCTGTGGGAGGGCCGCTGACTTTCCCAGGCCGGGgttctggggctggggtgggggcagccctgGCCCCACTGCCGCCCCCCAAGATGCCTCCCCCCACGATCCTCAGCGCCGTCCCTCGGCAGATGTTCAGCGACGCGGGCAGCGGGGACGATGCCCTGGACGGGGATGATGACCTGGTGATCGACATCCCGGagtga
- the DOC2A gene encoding double C2-like domain-containing protein alpha has product MRGRRGDRMTINIQEHMAINVCPGPIRPIRQISDYFPRRGPGPEGGGRDFREAPARLAPLALAPPAALLGATTPEEGAEVDSYDSDDTTALGMLEFDLLYDQASCTLHCSILRAKGLKPMDFNGLADPYVKLHLLPGACKANKLKTKTQRNTLNPVWNEDLTYSGITDDDITHKVLRISVCDEDKLSHNEFIGEIRVPLRRLKPSQKKHFNICLERQVPLASPSSMSAALRGISCYLKELEQAEQGPGLLEERGRILLSLSYSSRRQGLLVGIVRCAHLAAMDVNGYSDPYVKTYLRPDVDKKSKHKTCVKKKTLNPEFNEDFFYEMELSALATKTLEVTVWDYDIGKSNDFIGGVSLGPGARGEARKHWRDCLQQPDAALERWHTLTSELPPAAGALPSA; this is encoded by the exons ATGAGGGGCCGCAGGGGCGACCGCATGACCATCAACATCCAGGAGCACATGGCCATCAACGTGTGCCCCGGGCCCATCCGGCCCATCCGGCAGATCTCTGACTACTTCCCCCGCCGGGGACCAGGACCCGAAGGCGGGGGCAGGGATTTCAGGGAGGCCCCTGCTCGTCTGGcccccctggccctggccccccCTGCAGCCCTCCTTGGAGCCACCACGCCCGAGGAGGGAGCCGAGGTGGACAGCTACGACTCGGATGATACCA CCGCCCTGGGCATGCTGGAGTTTGACCTTCTCTACGACCAGGCCTCCTGCACTCTGCACTGTAGTATCCTCAGGGCCAAG GGCCTCAAGCCCATGGATTTCAATGGCCTGGCCGACCCCTACGTCAAGCTGCACCTGCTGCCTGGAGCCTGCAAG GCCAATAAGCTaaaaactaagactcagaggAACACGCTGAATCCCGTGTGGAATGAAGATCTGACGTACAGTGGGATCACGGATGATGACATCACCCACAAGGTGCTCAG GATCTCCGTCTGTGACGAGGACAAGCTGAGCCACAATGAATTCATTGGGGAGATCAGAGTACCCCTCCGCCGCCTCAAGCCTTCacagaagaaacattttaacATCTGCCTTGAGCGCCAGGTCCCG cTGGCTTCACCCTCCTCCATGTCAGCAGCGCTGAGGGGCATCTCCTGttacctgaaggag CTGGAACAGGCAGAGCAGGGCCCCGGGCTGCTGGAAGAGCGTGGGCGCATCCTGCTGAGTCTCAGCTACAGCTCTCGGCGCCAGGGGCTGCTGGTGGGCATCGTGCGCTGCGCCCACTTGGCCGCCATGGACGTCAATGGCTACTCCGACCCCTACGTCAAGAC GTACCTGAGGCCTGACGTGGATAAAAAATCCAAGCATAAAACGTGTGTGAAGAAGAAGACTCTCAATCCAGAATTTAACGAG GACTTCTTCTACGAGATGGAGCTCTCTGCTCTGGCCACCAAGACTCTGGAAGTCACAGTCTGGGACTATGACATCGGCAAATCCAACGACTTCATCG gTGGCGtgtccctggggcctggggctcgAGGAGAGGCCCGGAAGCACTGGCGTGACTGTCTGCAGCAGCCGGACGCAGCCCTGGAACGCTGGCACACCCTCACCAGCGAGCTGCCCCCTGCGGCCGGGGCTCTGCCCTCGGCCTGA
- the INO80E gene encoding INO80 complex subunit E isoform X3, with amino-acid sequence MNGPADGEVDYKKKYRNLKRKLKFLIYEHECFQEELRKAQRKLLKVSRDKSFLLDRLLQYENVDEDSSDSDATASSDNSETEGTPKLSDTPAPKSPLPCPFSRKRSPPLGGVPSPSSLSLPPSTGFPLQASGAPSPYLSSLPEPSPLRPKREKRPRLPRKLKAEQEWKEDERHGENIVWADAGVRREKDIGRKDRMAVGPPDCPVGGPLTFPGRGSGAGVGAALAPLPPPKMPPPTILSAVPRQMFSDAGSGDDALDGDDDLVIDIPE; translated from the exons ATGAACGGGCCGGCGGACGGCGAAGTGGACTACAAGAAGAAGTACCGGAACCTGAAGCGGAAGCTCAAGTTCCTCATCTAC GAACACGAGTGCTTCCAGGAGGAACTGAGGAAGGCGCAGAGGAAGTTGCTGAAGGTGTCCCGGGATAAGAG TTTCCTCCTAGACCGACTTCTGCAGTACGAGAACGTGGATGAAGATTCTTCTG ACTCAGATGCCACTGCATCTTCAGATAACAGCGAGACAGAGGGAACACCCAAGTTGTCGGACACGCCAGCCCCCAAGAG ccccctcccctgtcctttcTCCAGGAAGAGAAGCCCTCCACTGGGgggtgtcccctccccctccagcctctccctgcctccttcaacAGGGTTTCCCCTTCAGGCCTCGGGGGCCCCCTCCCCATACCTGAGCTCG CTGCCCGAGCCCAGCCCCCTGAGGCCCAAGCGGGAGAAACGGCCCCGCCTGCCCCGGAAACTCAAG GCTGAGCAGGAGTGGAAGGAAGACGAGAGACATGGTGAGAATATTGTTTGGGCTGACGCAGgagtgagaagagagaaggacaTCGGAAGGAAAGACAGG ATGGCCGTGGGACCCCCTGACTGCCCTGTGGGAGGGCCGCTGACTTTCCCAGGCCGGGgttctggggctggggtgggggcagccctgGCCCCACTGCCGCCCCCCAAGATGCCTCCCCCCACGATCCTCAGCGCCGTCCCTCGGCAGATGTTCAGCGACGCGGGCAGCGGGGACGATGCCCTGGACGGGGATGATGACCTGGTGATCGACATCCCGGagtga
- the INO80E gene encoding INO80 complex subunit E isoform X6: MNGPADGEVDYKKKYRNLKRKLKFLIYEHECFQEELRKAQRKLLKVSRDKSFLLDRLLQYENVDEDSSDSDATASSDNSETEGTPKLSDTPAPKRKRSPPLGGVPSPSSLSLPPSTGFPLQASGAPSPYLSSLASPPYPPFPSDYLALQLPEPSPLRPKREKRPRLPRKLKMAVGPPDCPVGGPLTFPGRGSGAGVGAALAPLPPPKMPPPTILSAVPRQMFSDAGSGDDALDGDDDLVIDIPE, translated from the exons ATGAACGGGCCGGCGGACGGCGAAGTGGACTACAAGAAGAAGTACCGGAACCTGAAGCGGAAGCTCAAGTTCCTCATCTAC GAACACGAGTGCTTCCAGGAGGAACTGAGGAAGGCGCAGAGGAAGTTGCTGAAGGTGTCCCGGGATAAGAG TTTCCTCCTAGACCGACTTCTGCAGTACGAGAACGTGGATGAAGATTCTTCTG ACTCAGATGCCACTGCATCTTCAGATAACAGCGAGACAGAGGGAACACCCAAGTTGTCGGACACGCCAGCCCCCAAGAG GAAGAGAAGCCCTCCACTGGGgggtgtcccctccccctccagcctctccctgcctccttcaacAGGGTTTCCCCTTCAGGCCTCGGGGGCCCCCTCCCCATACCTGAGCTCG CTGGCttcccccccctaccccccattCCCTTCCGACTACCTGGCCCTGCAGCTGCCCGAGCCCAGCCCCCTGAGGCCCAAGCGGGAGAAACGGCCCCGCCTGCCCCGGAAACTCAAG ATGGCCGTGGGACCCCCTGACTGCCCTGTGGGAGGGCCGCTGACTTTCCCAGGCCGGGgttctggggctggggtgggggcagccctgGCCCCACTGCCGCCCCCCAAGATGCCTCCCCCCACGATCCTCAGCGCCGTCCCTCGGCAGATGTTCAGCGACGCGGGCAGCGGGGACGATGCCCTGGACGGGGATGATGACCTGGTGATCGACATCCCGGagtga
- the INO80E gene encoding INO80 complex subunit E isoform X8 has translation MNGPADGEVDYKKKYRNLKRKLKFLIYEHECFQEELRKAQRKLLKVSRDKSFLLDRLLQYENVDEDSSDSDATASSDNSETEGTPKLSDTPAPKSPLPCPFSRKRSPPLGGVPSPSSLSLPPSTGFPLQASGAPSPYLSSLPEPSPLRPKREKRPRLPRKLKMAVGPPDCPVGGPLTFPGRGSGAGVGAALAPLPPPKMPPPTILSAVPRQMFSDAGSGDDALDGDDDLVIDIPE, from the exons ATGAACGGGCCGGCGGACGGCGAAGTGGACTACAAGAAGAAGTACCGGAACCTGAAGCGGAAGCTCAAGTTCCTCATCTAC GAACACGAGTGCTTCCAGGAGGAACTGAGGAAGGCGCAGAGGAAGTTGCTGAAGGTGTCCCGGGATAAGAG TTTCCTCCTAGACCGACTTCTGCAGTACGAGAACGTGGATGAAGATTCTTCTG ACTCAGATGCCACTGCATCTTCAGATAACAGCGAGACAGAGGGAACACCCAAGTTGTCGGACACGCCAGCCCCCAAGAG ccccctcccctgtcctttcTCCAGGAAGAGAAGCCCTCCACTGGGgggtgtcccctccccctccagcctctccctgcctccttcaacAGGGTTTCCCCTTCAGGCCTCGGGGGCCCCCTCCCCATACCTGAGCTCG CTGCCCGAGCCCAGCCCCCTGAGGCCCAAGCGGGAGAAACGGCCCCGCCTGCCCCGGAAACTCAAG ATGGCCGTGGGACCCCCTGACTGCCCTGTGGGAGGGCCGCTGACTTTCCCAGGCCGGGgttctggggctggggtgggggcagccctgGCCCCACTGCCGCCCCCCAAGATGCCTCCCCCCACGATCCTCAGCGCCGTCCCTCGGCAGATGTTCAGCGACGCGGGCAGCGGGGACGATGCCCTGGACGGGGATGATGACCTGGTGATCGACATCCCGGagtga
- the INO80E gene encoding INO80 complex subunit E isoform X4: protein MNGPADGEVDYKKKYRNLKRKLKFLIYEHECFQEELRKAQRKLLKVSRDKSFLLDRLLQYENVDEDSSDSDATASSDNSETEGTPKLSDTPAPKRKRSPPLGGVPSPSSLSLPPSTGFPLQASGAPSPYLSSLPEPSPLRPKREKRPRLPRKLKAEQEWKEDERHGENIVWADAGVRREKDIGRKDRMAVGPPDCPVGGPLTFPGRGSGAGVGAALAPLPPPKMPPPTILSAVPRQMFSDAGSGDDALDGDDDLVIDIPE, encoded by the exons ATGAACGGGCCGGCGGACGGCGAAGTGGACTACAAGAAGAAGTACCGGAACCTGAAGCGGAAGCTCAAGTTCCTCATCTAC GAACACGAGTGCTTCCAGGAGGAACTGAGGAAGGCGCAGAGGAAGTTGCTGAAGGTGTCCCGGGATAAGAG TTTCCTCCTAGACCGACTTCTGCAGTACGAGAACGTGGATGAAGATTCTTCTG ACTCAGATGCCACTGCATCTTCAGATAACAGCGAGACAGAGGGAACACCCAAGTTGTCGGACACGCCAGCCCCCAAGAG GAAGAGAAGCCCTCCACTGGGgggtgtcccctccccctccagcctctccctgcctccttcaacAGGGTTTCCCCTTCAGGCCTCGGGGGCCCCCTCCCCATACCTGAGCTCG CTGCCCGAGCCCAGCCCCCTGAGGCCCAAGCGGGAGAAACGGCCCCGCCTGCCCCGGAAACTCAAG GCTGAGCAGGAGTGGAAGGAAGACGAGAGACATGGTGAGAATATTGTTTGGGCTGACGCAGgagtgagaagagagaaggacaTCGGAAGGAAAGACAGG ATGGCCGTGGGACCCCCTGACTGCCCTGTGGGAGGGCCGCTGACTTTCCCAGGCCGGGgttctggggctggggtgggggcagccctgGCCCCACTGCCGCCCCCCAAGATGCCTCCCCCCACGATCCTCAGCGCCGTCCCTCGGCAGATGTTCAGCGACGCGGGCAGCGGGGACGATGCCCTGGACGGGGATGATGACCTGGTGATCGACATCCCGGagtga
- the INO80E gene encoding INO80 complex subunit E isoform X12: MNGPADGEVDYKKKYRNLKRKLKFLIYEHECFQEELRKAQRKLLKVSRDKSFLLDRLLQYENVDEDSSDSDATASSDNSETEGTPKLSDTPAPKRKRSPPLGGVPSPSSLSLPPSTGFPLQASGAPSPYLSSLASPPYPPFPSDYLALQLPEPSPLRPKREKRPRLPRKLKRAHSGCSVEEELALGEAEGRESS, translated from the exons ATGAACGGGCCGGCGGACGGCGAAGTGGACTACAAGAAGAAGTACCGGAACCTGAAGCGGAAGCTCAAGTTCCTCATCTAC GAACACGAGTGCTTCCAGGAGGAACTGAGGAAGGCGCAGAGGAAGTTGCTGAAGGTGTCCCGGGATAAGAG TTTCCTCCTAGACCGACTTCTGCAGTACGAGAACGTGGATGAAGATTCTTCTG ACTCAGATGCCACTGCATCTTCAGATAACAGCGAGACAGAGGGAACACCCAAGTTGTCGGACACGCCAGCCCCCAAGAG GAAGAGAAGCCCTCCACTGGGgggtgtcccctccccctccagcctctccctgcctccttcaacAGGGTTTCCCCTTCAGGCCTCGGGGGCCCCCTCCCCATACCTGAGCTCG CTGGCttcccccccctaccccccattCCCTTCCGACTACCTGGCCCTGCAGCTGCCCGAGCCCAGCCCCCTGAGGCCCAAGCGGGAGAAACGGCCCCGCCTGCCCCGGAAACTCAAG AGAGCTCactctggctgcagtgtggagGAAGAGCTGGCTCTGGGAGAGGCTGAAGGCAGGGAGTCCAGTTAG
- the INO80E gene encoding INO80 complex subunit E isoform X5, translating to MNGPADGEVDYKKKYRNLKRKLKFLIYEHECFQEELRKAQRKLLKVSRDKSFLLDRLLQYENVDEDSSDSDATASSDNSETEGTPKLSDTPAPKSPLPCPFSRKRSPPLGGVPSPSSLSLPPSTGFPLQASGAPSPYLSSLASPPYPPFPSDYLALQLPEPSPLRPKREKRPRLPRKLKMAVGPPDCPVGGPLTFPGRGSGAGVGAALAPLPPPKMPPPTILSAVPRQMFSDAGSGDDALDGDDDLVIDIPE from the exons ATGAACGGGCCGGCGGACGGCGAAGTGGACTACAAGAAGAAGTACCGGAACCTGAAGCGGAAGCTCAAGTTCCTCATCTAC GAACACGAGTGCTTCCAGGAGGAACTGAGGAAGGCGCAGAGGAAGTTGCTGAAGGTGTCCCGGGATAAGAG TTTCCTCCTAGACCGACTTCTGCAGTACGAGAACGTGGATGAAGATTCTTCTG ACTCAGATGCCACTGCATCTTCAGATAACAGCGAGACAGAGGGAACACCCAAGTTGTCGGACACGCCAGCCCCCAAGAG ccccctcccctgtcctttcTCCAGGAAGAGAAGCCCTCCACTGGGgggtgtcccctccccctccagcctctccctgcctccttcaacAGGGTTTCCCCTTCAGGCCTCGGGGGCCCCCTCCCCATACCTGAGCTCG CTGGCttcccccccctaccccccattCCCTTCCGACTACCTGGCCCTGCAGCTGCCCGAGCCCAGCCCCCTGAGGCCCAAGCGGGAGAAACGGCCCCGCCTGCCCCGGAAACTCAAG ATGGCCGTGGGACCCCCTGACTGCCCTGTGGGAGGGCCGCTGACTTTCCCAGGCCGGGgttctggggctggggtgggggcagccctgGCCCCACTGCCGCCCCCCAAGATGCCTCCCCCCACGATCCTCAGCGCCGTCCCTCGGCAGATGTTCAGCGACGCGGGCAGCGGGGACGATGCCCTGGACGGGGATGATGACCTGGTGATCGACATCCCGGagtga